A region from the Rhodamnia argentea isolate NSW1041297 chromosome 7, ASM2092103v1, whole genome shotgun sequence genome encodes:
- the LOC115737657 gene encoding uncharacterized protein LOC115737657 isoform X1: MPGLAERNDQSSNASPVPSPRTAASAAMAARGFWSKQHDDVSYGQLQKFWSELSPQARQKLLRIDKQTLFEQARKNMYCSRCNGLLLEGFLQIVMYGKSFQQEGAVGHLIDNSAASLKTQDEGGLSVTNRCQEEIQDPSVHPWGGLTTTRDGSLTILDGYLFSKSLKGLQIVFDSARARERERELLYPDACGGGGRGWISQNTTNYGRGHGMRETCALHTARLSCDTLVDFWSALGEETRQSLLRMKEEDFIERLMYRFDSKRFCRDCRRNVIREFKELKELKRMRKEPRCTRCFCAADTAFQYEVSDETVHADWHQTFEDSVGLYHHFEWAIGTGEGKSDILEFENVGLSDSVQVTGLDLGGLNACFITLRAWKHDGRSTEIFVKAHALNGQQCVHSRLVVGNGFVTITRGESIRRFFEHAEEAEEEEDDDSMDKDRNELDGECSRPQKHAKSPELAREFLLDAAIVIFKEQVEKAFREGTARQNAHSIFVCLALKLLEERVHIACKEIITLEKQMKLLEEEEKEKREEEERKERKRTKEREKKLRRKERLKGKEGDREKKDMLDDVPPASYGLKDEPRPGVTEEPNETASCGDSICDTGDVLTSKSGSLDIEDETFSSGVENSFNESSEVDFADVKDVAGSFTTEISKISQRRPKFQKEGLQDQIFRWCDRRRPAVVSESSAAANRSESRYYNDNFEFHSRGMNGWIRQTRMNSQKSNSRNSGSKYCEKFLSLKNRMNDRYDMHSCSCNEINCQRGKVGPHFAGSRAAREGKFGTSSESAFDVSKNFHRSNKYNQVDYAHSVGRPKSRVNGSSITSRDMVHSRKVWEPMESQKCPRSNSDSDVTLIASSLSVQGKESGDDIKLVVELCSSEDSRDSIGTDQKVSNRKDFTDSGSGAGEVCESRPDANAADAHHSREATDEEVGSCLARNDASNRTSDFVTSATSNSDNCSSCLSEVDSNASSNHGNIESSSTSDSEDVCPHSERREALTCDSRSECCKVEAEAKEVKDRMEVLGGQPVFGFPLKSMGTSVASYTPVKTPHSSNDINGNLSVASEHRGTLPQMHSQSLYFQMFQGPTPIGYYPQNLVPWPAVHTNGLVPYPHPSNYLYAGPLGYGLDGNSGFCIGYDAMSHLTAVPNTGPVPVFQPAVKANSYYPEERNHIPNHSVSVKDANDVNKEKTVQTGLRSAELTDCGESRQRSSSAKVCHEDSGFSLFHFGGPVALSNVSTPNVGPDVGADGNISTKVSTDPVEINAACNKKETTIEEYNLFAASNGIRFSLY, encoded by the exons ATGCCTGGATTAGCTGAGAGAAATGACCAATCCAGTAATGCTTCGCCGGTGCCGTCGCCGCGCACTGCCGCGTCGGCCGCGATGGCGGCCAGAGGATTTTGGTCCAAGCAGCACGATGATGTGAGCTACGGTCAGCTCCAGAAG TTCTGGAGTGAGCTGTCCCCACAGGCGAGACAAAAGCTCCTGAGGATTGATAAGCAGACCCTTTTTGAGCAGGCTCGTAAGAACATGTACTGTTCTCGTTGCAATGGTTTGCTACTTGAAGGGTTTCTACAAATTGTCATGTATGGGAAGTCTTTCCAGCAGGAGGGGGCAGTTGGGCACCTTATTGATAATAGTGCAGCCTCTTTGAAAACTCAGGATGAGGGTGGATTGAGTGTGACTAATAGGTGTCAGGAAGAGATTCAAGATCCTTCTGTGCATCCTTGGGGTGGTCTAACCACAACACGTGATGGGTCATTGACCATTCTAGATGGCTACTTGTTTTCAAAATCTTTGAAGGGGCTCCAAATT GTATTTGACAGTGCACGTGCTAGAGAACGGGAGCGCGAATTACTTTATCCTGATGCATGCGGCGGGGGAGGTAGGGGTTGGATAAGTCAAAATACGACAAATTATGGCCGAGGACATGGGATGAGAGAAACATGTGCATTGCATACAGCCCGGCTTTCCTGTGATACACTGGTGGACTTCTGGTCAGCTCTGGGTGAAGAGACGAGGCAGTCTCTCTTGAGGATGAAGGAAGAGGATTTTATTGAGAGGCTCATGTACAG GTTTGACAGCAAGAGGTTTTGCAGAGATTGCAGAAGGAATGTCATTCGTGAGTTCAAGGAGCTAAAGGAGCTGAAGCGGATGCGTAAAGAACCTCGATGTACTAGATGTTTCTGCGCTGCAGATACAGCCTTCCAATACGAG GTATCTGATGAAACTGTTCATGCTGATTGGCACCAAACATTTGAGGACTCTGTGGGATTATATCATCATTTTGAATGGGCAATCGGAACAGGAGAAGGGAAGTCTGACATTCTGGAATTTGAAAATGTTGGCCTGAGTGACAGTGTGCAAGTCACTGGCCTTGATCTTGGTGGCTTAAATGCTTGCTTTATCACTCTGAGGGCTTGGAAACATGATGGCCGATCTACTGAAATATTTGTTAAAGCTCATGCTTTAAACGGTCAACAATGTGTGCATAGTAGGCTTGTAGTTGGCAATGGTTTCGTCACAATTACAAGAGGGGAGAGCATTAGAAGGTTTTTTGAACATGCTGAAGaggcagaggaagaagag GATGATGATTCCATGGACAAGGATAGGAATGAGCTTGATGGAGAATGCTCACGTCCTCAGAAGCATGCAAAGAGTCCTGAACTTGCTCGAGAGTTTCTTCTGGATGCCGCAATTGTTATATTCAAGGAGCAG GTTGAGAAGGCTTTTAGAGAGGGGACAGCAAGGCAAAATGCACACAGCATTTTTGTCTGTCTTGCGTTGAAGTTACTGGAAGAACGTGTGCATATTGCTTGCAAAGAGATTATCACACTAGAAAAGCAG ATGAAACttctggaagaagaagagaaggagaagCGTGAAGAAGAGGAGCGCAAGGagaggaaaagaacaaaagaaagagaaaaaaagcttagaagaaaagagaggttgaaaggaaaagaaggggatagagagaaaaaagacaTGTTGGATGATGTTCCTCCTGCTTCGTATGGCCTGAAGGATGAACCAAGACCCGGTGTCACAGAGGAGCCAAACGAGACTGCTAGCTGTGGCGATTCAATTTGTGACACTGGTGATGTTCTCACTTCCAAGTCCGGATCTTTGGATATAGAAGATGAAACATTCTCCAGTGGTGTAGAAAATTCATTTAATGAGAGTTCAGAGGTGGATTTTGCTGATGTGAAAGATGTGGCTGGTTCTTTTACGACAGAGATATCCAAGATTTCCCAGAGAAGACCAAAGTTTCAGAAAGAAGGATTACAGGATCAAATTTTCAGGTGGTGTGACAGACGTAGACCAGCTGTTGTTTCAGAAAGTAGTGCTGCGGCTAATCGATCTGAGTCAAGATATTATAATGATAATTTTGAATTTCACTCCAGGGGCATGAATGGATGGATTAGGCAGACAAGAATGAACTCACAGAAATCAAATTCTAGAAATTCTGGCTCCAAATACTGCGAGAAGTTTCTGTCTCTCAAAAACAGGATGAATGACAGATATGATATGCATTCGTGTAGCTGCAACGAGATCAACTGTCAACGAGGAAAGGTTGGTCCACATTTTGCTGGGTCCAGAGCAGCTCGCGAGGGAAAATTTGGGACCAGCTCAGAATCAGCATTTGATGTATCAAAGAATTTTCACCGCAGCAATAAGTATAATCAAGTGGATTATGCTCATAGTGTTGGAAGACCAAAAAGCAGAGTAAATGGTAGCAGCATTACTAGCAGGGATATGGTCCATTCCAGGAAAGTCTGGGAGCCCATGGAATCGCAGAAGTGCCCTCGCAGCAACTCTGATTCTGATGTTACCTTAATTGCCTCTAGTTTAAGTGTACAAGGGAAGGAGTCTGGTGATGATATTAAGTTGGTTGTTGAGTTGTGTTCAAGCGAAGATAGTCGAGATTCTATTGGAACTGATCAGAAAGTTTCCAATCGGAAAGACTTTACTGATTCTGGCAGTGGAGCCGGTGAAGTTTGCGAAAGCCGACCTGATGCTAATGCAGCAGATGCTCACCACTCAAGAGAAGCGACTGATGAGGAAGTTGGGTCATGTCTTGCAAGGAATGATGCCAGTAACAGGACAAGTGATTTTGTTACAAGTGCCACTTCCAATTCCGATAACTGCTCATCATGCCTCAGTGAGGTAGACAGCAATGCATCCTCAAACCACGGAAATATAGAATCTTCATCTACATCAGATTCAGAGGATGTCTGTCCACattcagaaagaagagaagCCTTAACCTGTGATAGCCGTTCTGAATGTTGTAAAGTCGAGGCGGAGGCAAAAGAGGTCAAGGACAGAATGGAGGTGCTGGGTGGACAACCAGTGTTTGGGTTTCCACTTAAAAGCATGGGAACTAGTGTTGCTTCTTATACACCAGTTAAAACTCCCCACTCCTCAAATGATATAAACGGGAACCTTAGTGTAGCTTCTGAGCATCGAGGAACGCTTCCCCAAATGCACAGTCAAAGTTTGTACTTCCAGATGTTTCAGGGTCCTACACCCATTGGTTATTACCCTCAAAATCTAGTTCCATGGCCAGCAGTTCACACTAATGGGCTAGTGCCATATCCGCATCCAAGTAATTATCTGTATGCTGGTCCTTTGGGGTATGGTCTAGATGGAAATTCTGGCTTCTGCATAGGGTATGATGCCATGTCACACTTAACTGCTGTGCCTAATACTGGTCCAGTTCCCGTCTTTCAGCCTGCTGTCAAAGCCAACAGTTACTACCCAGAGGAGAGAAACCACATTCCCAACCACAGTGTTAGTGTGAAGGACGCGAATGATGTCAACAAAGAGAAGACTGTCCAAACAGGACTGAGATCTGCGGAGTTAACAGACTGTGGGGAAAGCAGACAGAGGAGTTCTTCGGCTAAGGTGTGCCATGAGGACTCAggcttttcccttttccattttGGCGGCCCAGTGGCTCTTTCAAACGTATCGACTCCAAATGTTGGGCCTGATGTAGGGGCGGACGGAAATATTTCTACAAAAGTTTCGACTGATCCTGTGGAAATTAATGCTGCTTGCAACAAAAAGGAAACTACTATTGAGGAGTACAATTTGTTTGCAGCTAGCAATGGAATAAGGTTCTCATTATATTAG
- the LOC125312481 gene encoding metal tolerance protein 4-like — MESRGGGVDHGVKTPLLSPSLGDKTGQDNRNGARAEVNGADDFNNNCVSALRREFYLRLPDKVRSGLDPESPFHLDLSKTTGLIEGEKEYYERQFATLRSFEEVESLESPHIVDEDQSSKLQAEHERAMKISNWANVFLLVFKIYATIKSGSIAIAASTLDSLLDLMAGGILWFTHLSMETVDKYKYPIGKLRVQPVGIIIFAAVMATLGFQVLVQAVEQLIRNHSSERMTSEQLVWLYTIMLTATGVKLMLWIYCRSSGNTIVRAYAKDHYFDVVTNVVGLVAAVLGDKFFWWIDPFGAVVLAVYTISNWSGTVLENAVSLVGQSAPPEVLQKLTYLALRHHPQIKRVDTVRAYTFGVLYFVEVDIELSEDLPLKEAHEIGESLQIRIEELPEVERAFVHLDFECEHKPEHSVLSRLPYNQH, encoded by the exons ATGGAGAGTCGGGGCGGTGGCGTGGATCATGGCGTGAAAACGCCGTTGTTGTCGCCGAGTCTCGGCGACAAGACTGGTCAGGACAATCGGAATGGTGCACGTGCGGAAGTGAATGGCGCCGATGACTTCAACAACAACTGTGTTTCGGCTCTGAGGCGCGAGTTCTACTTGAGATTGCCAGACAAGGTCCGGTCTGGGCTTGACCCCGAGTCTCCCTTCCATCTCGACCTTTCCAAGACCACTGGCTTGATTGAAG GGGAGAAGGAGTACTATGAGAGACAGTTTGCCACGTTGAGGTCATTCGAAGAGGTCGAGTCTCTTGAATCGCCTCATATCGTCGATGAAGATCAGAGCAGCAAACTGCAAGCTGAACATGAAAGAGCtatgaaaatatcaaattgggCCAATGTGTTCTTGCTTGTGTTCAAG ATATATGCCACGATAAAGAGTGGGTCCATAGCCATTGCAGCATCAACCCTAGATTCGTTGCTGGATCTAATGGCCGGTGGTATCCTCTGGTTCACGCACCTGTCGATGGAAACGGTAGACAAATACAAGTATCCTATCGGGAAACTTCGGGTACAGCCGGTAGGCATTATCATCTTCGCCGCTGTCATGGCCACTCTAG GATTTCAAGTGCTTGTCCAAGCCGTCGAGCAACTTATCAGAAACCATTCTTCCGAAAGGATGACATCAGAGCAGTTAGTGTGGTTGTACACCATTATGCTGACGGCAACCGGAGTGAAGCTCATGCTTTGGATCTACTGCAGGAGTTCGGGGAACACGATAGTCCGCGCGTATGCAAAG GATCATTACTTTGATGTGGTGACAAATGTGGTGGGTTTAGTTGCTGCTGTTCTTGGGGATAAGTTCTTTTGGTGGATCGACCCATTTGGCGCCGTAGTCCTCGCTGTTTATACAATTTCGAATTGGTCCGGCACAGTTCTGGAAAATGCCG TGTCTCTTGTTGGGCAATCAGCTCCACCTGAAGTCTTGCAGAAACTGACATACCTTGCCCTCAGACACCATCCTCAAATTAAACGCGTCGACACAGTTCGTGCATACACCTTTGGTGTCCTTTACTTTGTTGAG GTAGATATTGAGCTGTCCGAAGATTTACCGCTGAAAGAAGCGCATGAAATCGGAGAATCATTGCAAATCAGGATTGAGGAGCTCCCTGAAGTGGAAAGAGCCTTCGTTCATCTAGATTTCGAGTGCGAGCACAAGCCGGAGCATTCCGTGCTCAGCAGGCTCCCATATAACCAGCACTGA
- the LOC115737657 gene encoding uncharacterized protein LOC115737657 isoform X2 translates to MPGLAERNDQSSNASPVPSPRTAASAAMAARGFWSKQHDDVSYGQLQKFWSELSPQARQKLLRIDKQTLFEQARKNMYCSRCNGLLLEGFLQIVMYGKSFQQEGAVGHLIDNSAASLKTQDEGGLSVTNRCQEEIQDPSVHPWGGLTTTRDGSLTILDGYLFSKSLKGLQIVFDSARARERERELLYPDACGGGGRGWISQNTTNYGRGHGMRETCALHTARLSCDTLVDFWSALGEETRQSLLRMKEEDFIERLMYRDCRRNVIREFKELKELKRMRKEPRCTRCFCAADTAFQYEVSDETVHADWHQTFEDSVGLYHHFEWAIGTGEGKSDILEFENVGLSDSVQVTGLDLGGLNACFITLRAWKHDGRSTEIFVKAHALNGQQCVHSRLVVGNGFVTITRGESIRRFFEHAEEAEEEEDDDSMDKDRNELDGECSRPQKHAKSPELAREFLLDAAIVIFKEQVEKAFREGTARQNAHSIFVCLALKLLEERVHIACKEIITLEKQMKLLEEEEKEKREEEERKERKRTKEREKKLRRKERLKGKEGDREKKDMLDDVPPASYGLKDEPRPGVTEEPNETASCGDSICDTGDVLTSKSGSLDIEDETFSSGVENSFNESSEVDFADVKDVAGSFTTEISKISQRRPKFQKEGLQDQIFRWCDRRRPAVVSESSAAANRSESRYYNDNFEFHSRGMNGWIRQTRMNSQKSNSRNSGSKYCEKFLSLKNRMNDRYDMHSCSCNEINCQRGKVGPHFAGSRAAREGKFGTSSESAFDVSKNFHRSNKYNQVDYAHSVGRPKSRVNGSSITSRDMVHSRKVWEPMESQKCPRSNSDSDVTLIASSLSVQGKESGDDIKLVVELCSSEDSRDSIGTDQKVSNRKDFTDSGSGAGEVCESRPDANAADAHHSREATDEEVGSCLARNDASNRTSDFVTSATSNSDNCSSCLSEVDSNASSNHGNIESSSTSDSEDVCPHSERREALTCDSRSECCKVEAEAKEVKDRMEVLGGQPVFGFPLKSMGTSVASYTPVKTPHSSNDINGNLSVASEHRGTLPQMHSQSLYFQMFQGPTPIGYYPQNLVPWPAVHTNGLVPYPHPSNYLYAGPLGYGLDGNSGFCIGYDAMSHLTAVPNTGPVPVFQPAVKANSYYPEERNHIPNHSVSVKDANDVNKEKTVQTGLRSAELTDCGESRQRSSSAKVCHEDSGFSLFHFGGPVALSNVSTPNVGPDVGADGNISTKVSTDPVEINAACNKKETTIEEYNLFAASNGIRFSLY, encoded by the exons ATGCCTGGATTAGCTGAGAGAAATGACCAATCCAGTAATGCTTCGCCGGTGCCGTCGCCGCGCACTGCCGCGTCGGCCGCGATGGCGGCCAGAGGATTTTGGTCCAAGCAGCACGATGATGTGAGCTACGGTCAGCTCCAGAAG TTCTGGAGTGAGCTGTCCCCACAGGCGAGACAAAAGCTCCTGAGGATTGATAAGCAGACCCTTTTTGAGCAGGCTCGTAAGAACATGTACTGTTCTCGTTGCAATGGTTTGCTACTTGAAGGGTTTCTACAAATTGTCATGTATGGGAAGTCTTTCCAGCAGGAGGGGGCAGTTGGGCACCTTATTGATAATAGTGCAGCCTCTTTGAAAACTCAGGATGAGGGTGGATTGAGTGTGACTAATAGGTGTCAGGAAGAGATTCAAGATCCTTCTGTGCATCCTTGGGGTGGTCTAACCACAACACGTGATGGGTCATTGACCATTCTAGATGGCTACTTGTTTTCAAAATCTTTGAAGGGGCTCCAAATT GTATTTGACAGTGCACGTGCTAGAGAACGGGAGCGCGAATTACTTTATCCTGATGCATGCGGCGGGGGAGGTAGGGGTTGGATAAGTCAAAATACGACAAATTATGGCCGAGGACATGGGATGAGAGAAACATGTGCATTGCATACAGCCCGGCTTTCCTGTGATACACTGGTGGACTTCTGGTCAGCTCTGGGTGAAGAGACGAGGCAGTCTCTCTTGAGGATGAAGGAAGAGGATTTTATTGAGAGGCTCATGTACAG AGATTGCAGAAGGAATGTCATTCGTGAGTTCAAGGAGCTAAAGGAGCTGAAGCGGATGCGTAAAGAACCTCGATGTACTAGATGTTTCTGCGCTGCAGATACAGCCTTCCAATACGAG GTATCTGATGAAACTGTTCATGCTGATTGGCACCAAACATTTGAGGACTCTGTGGGATTATATCATCATTTTGAATGGGCAATCGGAACAGGAGAAGGGAAGTCTGACATTCTGGAATTTGAAAATGTTGGCCTGAGTGACAGTGTGCAAGTCACTGGCCTTGATCTTGGTGGCTTAAATGCTTGCTTTATCACTCTGAGGGCTTGGAAACATGATGGCCGATCTACTGAAATATTTGTTAAAGCTCATGCTTTAAACGGTCAACAATGTGTGCATAGTAGGCTTGTAGTTGGCAATGGTTTCGTCACAATTACAAGAGGGGAGAGCATTAGAAGGTTTTTTGAACATGCTGAAGaggcagaggaagaagag GATGATGATTCCATGGACAAGGATAGGAATGAGCTTGATGGAGAATGCTCACGTCCTCAGAAGCATGCAAAGAGTCCTGAACTTGCTCGAGAGTTTCTTCTGGATGCCGCAATTGTTATATTCAAGGAGCAG GTTGAGAAGGCTTTTAGAGAGGGGACAGCAAGGCAAAATGCACACAGCATTTTTGTCTGTCTTGCGTTGAAGTTACTGGAAGAACGTGTGCATATTGCTTGCAAAGAGATTATCACACTAGAAAAGCAG ATGAAACttctggaagaagaagagaaggagaagCGTGAAGAAGAGGAGCGCAAGGagaggaaaagaacaaaagaaagagaaaaaaagcttagaagaaaagagaggttgaaaggaaaagaaggggatagagagaaaaaagacaTGTTGGATGATGTTCCTCCTGCTTCGTATGGCCTGAAGGATGAACCAAGACCCGGTGTCACAGAGGAGCCAAACGAGACTGCTAGCTGTGGCGATTCAATTTGTGACACTGGTGATGTTCTCACTTCCAAGTCCGGATCTTTGGATATAGAAGATGAAACATTCTCCAGTGGTGTAGAAAATTCATTTAATGAGAGTTCAGAGGTGGATTTTGCTGATGTGAAAGATGTGGCTGGTTCTTTTACGACAGAGATATCCAAGATTTCCCAGAGAAGACCAAAGTTTCAGAAAGAAGGATTACAGGATCAAATTTTCAGGTGGTGTGACAGACGTAGACCAGCTGTTGTTTCAGAAAGTAGTGCTGCGGCTAATCGATCTGAGTCAAGATATTATAATGATAATTTTGAATTTCACTCCAGGGGCATGAATGGATGGATTAGGCAGACAAGAATGAACTCACAGAAATCAAATTCTAGAAATTCTGGCTCCAAATACTGCGAGAAGTTTCTGTCTCTCAAAAACAGGATGAATGACAGATATGATATGCATTCGTGTAGCTGCAACGAGATCAACTGTCAACGAGGAAAGGTTGGTCCACATTTTGCTGGGTCCAGAGCAGCTCGCGAGGGAAAATTTGGGACCAGCTCAGAATCAGCATTTGATGTATCAAAGAATTTTCACCGCAGCAATAAGTATAATCAAGTGGATTATGCTCATAGTGTTGGAAGACCAAAAAGCAGAGTAAATGGTAGCAGCATTACTAGCAGGGATATGGTCCATTCCAGGAAAGTCTGGGAGCCCATGGAATCGCAGAAGTGCCCTCGCAGCAACTCTGATTCTGATGTTACCTTAATTGCCTCTAGTTTAAGTGTACAAGGGAAGGAGTCTGGTGATGATATTAAGTTGGTTGTTGAGTTGTGTTCAAGCGAAGATAGTCGAGATTCTATTGGAACTGATCAGAAAGTTTCCAATCGGAAAGACTTTACTGATTCTGGCAGTGGAGCCGGTGAAGTTTGCGAAAGCCGACCTGATGCTAATGCAGCAGATGCTCACCACTCAAGAGAAGCGACTGATGAGGAAGTTGGGTCATGTCTTGCAAGGAATGATGCCAGTAACAGGACAAGTGATTTTGTTACAAGTGCCACTTCCAATTCCGATAACTGCTCATCATGCCTCAGTGAGGTAGACAGCAATGCATCCTCAAACCACGGAAATATAGAATCTTCATCTACATCAGATTCAGAGGATGTCTGTCCACattcagaaagaagagaagCCTTAACCTGTGATAGCCGTTCTGAATGTTGTAAAGTCGAGGCGGAGGCAAAAGAGGTCAAGGACAGAATGGAGGTGCTGGGTGGACAACCAGTGTTTGGGTTTCCACTTAAAAGCATGGGAACTAGTGTTGCTTCTTATACACCAGTTAAAACTCCCCACTCCTCAAATGATATAAACGGGAACCTTAGTGTAGCTTCTGAGCATCGAGGAACGCTTCCCCAAATGCACAGTCAAAGTTTGTACTTCCAGATGTTTCAGGGTCCTACACCCATTGGTTATTACCCTCAAAATCTAGTTCCATGGCCAGCAGTTCACACTAATGGGCTAGTGCCATATCCGCATCCAAGTAATTATCTGTATGCTGGTCCTTTGGGGTATGGTCTAGATGGAAATTCTGGCTTCTGCATAGGGTATGATGCCATGTCACACTTAACTGCTGTGCCTAATACTGGTCCAGTTCCCGTCTTTCAGCCTGCTGTCAAAGCCAACAGTTACTACCCAGAGGAGAGAAACCACATTCCCAACCACAGTGTTAGTGTGAAGGACGCGAATGATGTCAACAAAGAGAAGACTGTCCAAACAGGACTGAGATCTGCGGAGTTAACAGACTGTGGGGAAAGCAGACAGAGGAGTTCTTCGGCTAAGGTGTGCCATGAGGACTCAggcttttcccttttccattttGGCGGCCCAGTGGCTCTTTCAAACGTATCGACTCCAAATGTTGGGCCTGATGTAGGGGCGGACGGAAATATTTCTACAAAAGTTTCGACTGATCCTGTGGAAATTAATGCTGCTTGCAACAAAAAGGAAACTACTATTGAGGAGTACAATTTGTTTGCAGCTAGCAATGGAATAAGGTTCTCATTATATTAG